One genomic segment of Rivularia sp. PCC 7116 includes these proteins:
- a CDS encoding CHAT domain-containing protein, producing the protein MNIRKKLFKTAILSLLLGISTALIITIFSPVSAQENIKISVNQNSLTAKKQASNPQRLFERGKTLFEAARFSEAVETWRDAAVGFERQGDKIKQGWSLSLVSLAWQNLGELEKAQTAIDKSLTLLQNQKGNTEALAVALNNKGSIKMKMGQANAALEAWKQAEGIYNKLDDSAGVIGTQINQAQALQAMGFYRRSQKLLESINQSLLPQPDSQLKAQGLQSLGVALQLVGDLSKSEEALKESLAISQKLSLDTSSILFSLGNTARDLKQTQAAFAYYQQAAANPKNPLIQAEAQLNQLSLHIQQSQWQQAVNLLPSIQSQLDKLPPSRSSIYALVNFGKSLSKLMQSPVATASLNQDSAKVLASAIKQAETLEDLRAQAYGLTQLGNLYEQTLQLNEALSLSRKALQIAQNANASDITYQAAWQVGRILKTQGRNQEAISAYDSSIKVLKTLRSDLVAINRDVQFDFQESVEPVYREFVDLLLQPASSLNKEKNKGISQKNLKLARNTLEALQLAELDNFFREACLDAKPEQIDQIDKTAAVIYPIILNNRLEVIASIPGKPLTSYQTNLPQAKIEATIRQLRFSLNPAFSQQQRLKTYQQAYNWLVKPIETDLAANNIKTLAFVLDGSMRNIPMAALYDGKQYLVEKYSVALSPGLQLMQARQLKGDNLNVIAAGLSEARQGFKALPGVKSEVKNISSQVKSTLLVNENFTDKNLAKSIKSTPFSVLHLATHGQFSSNSRDTFILTWDGKMNVKQLSEFLRLRDVSDSEPVELMVLSACQTAKGDKRAILGLAGVAVRSGARSTLATLWAVKDESTSKFMVEFYKQLNQPGISKAEALRQTQIIFLKDKQFTHPFFWAPFILVGNWI; encoded by the coding sequence ATGAATATAAGAAAAAAGCTTTTCAAAACAGCTATTTTAAGTTTGTTATTAGGAATTAGCACGGCATTAATCATTACAATATTTTCCCCCGTATCGGCACAGGAGAATATAAAAATTAGCGTTAATCAAAATTCTTTGACTGCAAAAAAACAAGCTAGCAATCCTCAAAGGCTATTTGAAAGAGGCAAAACTCTATTTGAAGCAGCAAGGTTTTCGGAAGCCGTTGAAACTTGGCGTGATGCTGCTGTTGGTTTTGAACGTCAGGGAGATAAAATCAAACAAGGTTGGAGTTTAAGCCTTGTTTCCCTGGCTTGGCAAAATTTAGGAGAATTAGAAAAGGCACAAACAGCTATCGATAAAAGCTTGACGCTGCTGCAAAATCAAAAAGGTAATACTGAAGCTTTAGCAGTTGCTCTTAATAACAAAGGAAGTATAAAAATGAAGATGGGGCAAGCAAACGCCGCCCTAGAAGCCTGGAAACAAGCCGAGGGCATTTACAATAAGCTAGATGATAGTGCTGGGGTAATAGGTACTCAAATCAACCAAGCTCAAGCATTACAAGCAATGGGATTTTACCGGCGATCGCAAAAGTTGTTAGAGTCGATAAATCAAAGTTTGCTTCCCCAACCAGATTCTCAACTAAAGGCTCAAGGTTTACAAAGTTTGGGTGTCGCTCTGCAACTGGTGGGAGATTTAAGTAAGTCTGAGGAAGCTTTAAAGGAAAGTTTAGCTATATCTCAAAAACTTTCCCTCGATACCAGCAGCATTTTATTTAGTTTGGGAAATACAGCTAGGGATTTAAAGCAAACCCAAGCAGCTTTTGCATATTATCAACAAGCAGCAGCTAACCCGAAAAATCCTTTAATACAAGCTGAAGCCCAACTCAATCAACTGAGTTTACATATTCAACAGTCTCAATGGCAGCAAGCTGTTAATTTATTACCATCAATTCAATCTCAGCTAGATAAGCTTCCCCCTAGTCGCAGTTCGATTTATGCACTAGTTAACTTTGGTAAAAGCCTTTCTAAATTAATGCAGTCTCCCGTTGCTACAGCTTCCCTAAATCAAGATTCAGCCAAGGTTTTAGCCAGCGCTATCAAACAAGCAGAAACCCTCGAAGACTTACGCGCTCAAGCATACGGTTTAACTCAATTAGGAAACTTATACGAACAAACTTTGCAGCTAAATGAAGCTTTAAGCCTTTCGCGAAAAGCTTTACAAATAGCCCAAAATGCCAACGCTTCCGATATTACTTATCAAGCAGCTTGGCAAGTAGGAAGAATTCTTAAAACACAAGGAAGAAATCAAGAAGCAATTTCTGCCTATGATTCTTCTATCAAAGTTCTTAAAACTCTACGTAGCGACTTAGTAGCCATTAATCGAGATGTACAATTCGACTTCCAAGAAAGTGTTGAACCAGTTTACCGCGAATTCGTAGACTTGTTATTACAACCCGCATCTTCTCTTAATAAAGAAAAAAACAAAGGAATTTCCCAAAAAAATCTTAAACTTGCCCGTAATACCCTCGAAGCATTACAGCTAGCCGAGCTAGATAACTTCTTCCGAGAAGCTTGTCTCGACGCAAAACCAGAGCAAATCGATCAAATTGACAAAACAGCAGCAGTCATTTACCCAATTATTTTAAATAACCGTTTAGAAGTCATCGCATCAATTCCCGGCAAACCCCTAACCAGCTACCAAACTAATTTACCCCAAGCAAAAATAGAAGCAACGATTAGACAGTTACGATTTTCATTAAATCCTGCTTTCTCCCAACAGCAAAGGTTAAAAACATATCAGCAAGCATACAACTGGTTAGTTAAACCAATCGAAACAGACTTAGCAGCAAACAACATCAAAACTTTGGCATTCGTATTAGATGGCTCCATGAGAAACATCCCAATGGCTGCTTTATACGATGGTAAACAATACTTAGTCGAAAAATATAGCGTCGCTTTATCACCGGGATTGCAGCTAATGCAAGCACGACAGCTAAAAGGTGATAATCTTAATGTAATTGCAGCAGGTTTAAGCGAAGCCCGTCAAGGATTCAAAGCTTTACCGGGCGTTAAATCTGAAGTTAAAAATATATCTTCTCAAGTAAAATCAACTCTACTTGTCAACGAAAACTTTACCGATAAAAATCTCGCTAAAAGCATCAAATCAACACCATTTTCAGTTTTACATTTAGCCACCCACGGACAATTTAGCAGCAACTCTAGAGATACTTTTATACTTACCTGGGATGGAAAAATGAACGTCAAACAACTCAGCGAATTCCTTCGCTTACGAGACGTTTCCGATTCCGAGCCAGTAGAATTAATGGTACTCAGCGCTTGTCAAACTGCAAAAGGCGACAAAAGAGCCATATTAGGATTAGCAGGAGTCGCAGTACGTTCTGGCGCACGCAGTACTTTAGCTACATTGTGGGCAGTTAAAGACGAATCCACATCTAAATTTATGGTTGAATTTTACAAACAACTTAATCAACCAGGAATTAGTAAAGCCGAAGCTTTGCGACAAACTCAAATAATATTCCTCAAAGACAAACAATTTACCCATCCCTTTTTCTGGGCACCATTTATATTAGTTGGAAATTGGATTTAG